One genomic segment of Candidatus Neomarinimicrobiota bacterium includes these proteins:
- the mutL gene encoding DNA mismatch repair endonuclease MutL — protein sequence MAGRIQVLPDDLISKIAAGEVVERPASVVKELIENSIDAGASRIKVIAVNGGKSMMQVVDNGSGMTEDESLLALERHATSKISSYEDLIGVESLGFRGEALPSIASVSRFEITTMPEGAKNGTKISVAGGVIRSVSPSETVAGTSITVKNLFYSTPARRKFLKSPPVEYRHILEAVKRFALGYPELEFEFYNGDKKVFQTKKGGLSDRIAETFNRGYIPNLIEISGSGRSVKVEGYVGDLKLIRRSRGEQYLFLNRRYISDRKMSSAVYKGYGDLIGRGEFPFFVLNITTDPRSVDVNVHPSKMEAKFKNEWDVYETLKSTVHDAVHIGSKEMIDSFKPAFEGQLTEAEEVSSHHNRKIIQFMPSRPESRPTDLRLRTEVSNETVLEKKKGFSPAVETYMESFPEMKKEPGQPEGLVWQVHNKYIISQVKSGLTIIDQHVAHERILYEKALASIEKGVGVSQQLLFPQKVELSPEDYSVLLEILVFLNQIGFEIVEFGERTLLIHAVPADIKAGSEGRVLSEIIDNFRETSGKEVPAHKALAASFSCKAAIKAGEKLTQEEMISLVERLFTTEYPYFCPHGRPIIINLTLDELDKRFERK from the coding sequence GTGGCGGGTAGAATTCAAGTCCTCCCGGATGATCTCATCAGCAAGATCGCAGCGGGCGAGGTTGTGGAGCGACCCGCCTCGGTCGTCAAGGAACTTATCGAGAACAGCATTGATGCGGGGGCATCGCGGATTAAGGTCATCGCTGTGAACGGCGGGAAGTCGATGATGCAGGTTGTGGACAACGGCAGCGGAATGACCGAAGATGAATCGCTTTTAGCGCTTGAGAGGCACGCAACGAGTAAAATAAGTTCTTATGAGGACCTTATCGGGGTTGAGTCGCTGGGATTCCGCGGGGAAGCGCTGCCGAGCATCGCCTCCGTATCGCGATTCGAGATTACGACGATGCCCGAGGGTGCGAAAAACGGAACAAAAATCAGCGTAGCCGGTGGTGTTATCCGGTCTGTAAGCCCCTCTGAAACTGTCGCAGGAACCTCTATAACCGTGAAGAATCTATTCTATTCGACTCCGGCGCGAAGAAAATTCCTGAAGTCGCCCCCTGTTGAATACAGGCACATTCTTGAAGCCGTCAAACGGTTTGCGTTGGGATACCCCGAGCTGGAGTTTGAATTTTATAACGGGGATAAGAAAGTATTCCAGACCAAAAAGGGTGGTCTGTCGGACAGAATAGCCGAGACGTTCAATCGCGGGTATATCCCGAATTTGATAGAAATATCCGGAAGCGGGAGGAGCGTCAAGGTAGAAGGGTATGTGGGAGATCTGAAACTAATCCGCAGAAGCAGGGGGGAGCAATACCTTTTCCTCAACAGGAGGTATATTTCCGACAGGAAGATGAGCTCGGCAGTGTACAAGGGTTACGGTGATCTGATCGGAAGGGGGGAGTTCCCGTTTTTCGTACTGAATATCACGACAGACCCGAGGAGTGTTGACGTCAACGTTCATCCTTCGAAGATGGAGGCGAAGTTCAAGAACGAGTGGGACGTTTACGAAACGCTCAAATCAACAGTACACGACGCGGTTCATATAGGCTCGAAAGAGATGATAGATTCTTTCAAGCCGGCATTTGAGGGGCAGTTGACCGAAGCTGAAGAGGTAAGCTCTCATCACAACAGAAAAATAATTCAGTTCATGCCCTCCCGTCCTGAGAGTCGACCTACTGACTTGAGATTAAGGACTGAAGTGAGCAATGAGACGGTCCTCGAAAAGAAAAAGGGATTCTCACCGGCGGTCGAGACCTACATGGAGTCGTTTCCGGAAATGAAAAAGGAGCCGGGACAGCCGGAAGGACTCGTCTGGCAAGTGCATAATAAGTACATAATCTCACAGGTTAAGAGCGGCTTGACGATAATCGACCAGCATGTTGCGCACGAACGTATCCTGTACGAAAAGGCGCTCGCTTCGATCGAAAAGGGCGTCGGAGTGAGCCAGCAGCTGCTCTTTCCCCAAAAGGTCGAGCTTTCGCCTGAAGATTATTCCGTACTGCTCGAAATTCTCGTCTTTCTGAATCAAATCGGATTTGAAATAGTAGAGTTCGGCGAACGGACTCTGTTGATTCATGCAGTTCCGGCTGATATCAAGGCTGGATCGGAAGGCAGGGTATTGAGCGAGATAATCGATAATTTTCGTGAGACAAGCGGCAAGGAAGTTCCCGCTCACAAGGCATTAGCGGCAAGTTTCAGTTGTAAGGCGGCAATAAAAGCGGGTGAAAAACTCACGCAGGAGGAGATGATTTCCCTCGTGGAACGGCTTTTTACGACAGAGTACCCTTACTTCTGCCCGCATGGACGACCTATCATAATAAACCTGACGCTGGATGAGCTGGATAAGCGTTTTGAAAGAAAATGA
- the miaA gene encoding tRNA (adenosine(37)-N6)-dimethylallyltransferase MiaA gives MDDRPEVLTIVGPTAVGKTGVAIRVAKEIGGEILSADARQVYRGMDIGTAKPSREDKDSVPHHLIDIIDPGDDFSAGSFGILGRKVIAEISSNGRVPIVVGGSGLYLRALLDGLFEGDTKSEAVREKISAEIEKSGIEHVYRKLETIDKDYAASISPNDSVRISRALEVYEITGKTLTEAFTQQAKTPLLKSLIFGLKLRRELLVERVEERVDQMLSNGLVDEVRGLMESGFSEPLKQLPTIGYSEVIEYLDGLISKDEMTAEIKKNSRRYAKRQMTWFRADKRIIWIDIESVRDPAEEIIERWRVERA, from the coding sequence ATGGATGACCGCCCTGAAGTTCTGACAATCGTCGGACCAACTGCCGTTGGAAAGACGGGTGTGGCAATCCGGGTGGCGAAGGAGATCGGCGGAGAGATACTGTCCGCAGACGCCCGCCAGGTTTACCGCGGTATGGATATAGGCACCGCAAAACCCTCCCGGGAAGATAAAGATTCGGTTCCTCATCATCTCATAGATATCATCGATCCCGGTGATGATTTCAGCGCAGGCAGTTTCGGGATATTGGGGAGAAAAGTGATAGCCGAAATTTCTTCAAATGGAAGAGTGCCGATAGTTGTTGGCGGTTCGGGGCTGTACCTCCGGGCGCTGTTGGACGGTCTATTCGAGGGAGACACAAAAAGCGAAGCGGTAAGGGAAAAGATATCAGCGGAGATAGAAAAGAGCGGGATAGAGCATGTATACCGGAAGCTGGAAACGATCGATAAAGATTATGCAGCGTCAATATCTCCAAACGACAGCGTGCGCATCAGCCGTGCGCTTGAAGTATATGAAATTACCGGAAAGACTCTCACGGAAGCGTTCACCCAACAGGCTAAAACGCCGCTGTTGAAATCACTCATTTTCGGATTGAAACTGAGACGCGAACTGCTCGTCGAGAGGGTCGAAGAACGGGTCGATCAGATGCTTTCCAACGGTTTAGTAGATGAAGTAAGAGGCTTGATGGAGTCGGGGTTCAGCGAACCGCTAAAGCAGCTTCCTACTATCGGATACAGCGAGGTGATAGAATATCTCGATGGTTTGATATCAAAGGACGAAATGACAGCTGAAATTAAAAAGAACAGCAGGAGGTACGCAAAGCGGCAGATGACCTGGTTCCGGGCAGATAAACGGATAATCTGGATCGATATTGAATCGGTGCGGGATCCCGCTGAAGAGATTATCGAGCGTTGGCGAGTCGAAAGGGCGTAA